Within Thermococcus indicus, the genomic segment GTTTGTTCCTCTTTATATCGGCCAGGAGTTTCATAGCCCTGGCCTTCTCGCGGAGGCCCAGATACTTCCAGCCCTCACGGTAGTGGAAGGTTCTGCCCTCGTAGAACATCATGCCCTTTGGATCCGAGTTCACGATTTGAACGTCCGCGTTGAGGAGTCCGAGGAGGTGAGCCAAAGGCCCGTCCTCGCCGTGGGGCAGCATATGGAAAGCACCGGTGGAGAGGCCGAAGCCCCTGTAGTTTAGGTTCGTGAAGCGCCCACCGACGTAGGGGGCCTTTTCGAGGACTATGACATCGTAACCATTTTTAGCTAAGAAAGAGGCCGTCAGAAGGCCGCCGATTCCGGAGCCTATTACAACCGCCCTCATTTTTCTCACCTGAAAACCTGAGGGAAGAGGAGAATATAAGGGTTGTTCCTAAAAGGAAGAAAAAACTCACAGCCTCCACTCCACTCCCAGAATCTCGCTGTAAGCTTCCAGGACCATCTCAAGGTACTCCTTGGCGGTGCCGACCTTGTCAATTCTGAACTTCTCCGCCCAGCGCTCGTTGCCGAACTCCTCGCTTCCAGCTGAAACGAGGTCTATCACGCGCATGCTGTCCCAGAATGCAGGGGCATAGCCGGCCTTCCTCGCGTACTCGATGAGCCTCTTGAGCTGCTTCCTGGCGTGCTCCTCCATGTCAACGTTCTCTCCGTAGGCGTCCATGAAAAGCGCCTTAAGGACGGGCTTCATCCAGCCGCGGTGGAAGCGGCACCAGCCGACGTTGTCGTACCAGAACTCCCAGAGGGCGCTCGCGATTATCTTCTGGGCCAGCTCCTCGGGCTCGAGGAAAACGCCGAACTGGTAGAACGTCCAGTAGCGACCCTGAATCGGGAGCGGTATGTAGTTGCCTATCGCCCAGTACATCGTCGGCGTCATCTCGCCGTCCTCGCCGAGCGGAACGAAGACACCGTAGTCCTTGAAGCTCTCACCGTACTTCAGCCTGTCCTTGAACCTCTCGTCGAGGATAACGCTCGCCTTCCTCTTGCCGAGGCCTATTATCCTGGCTATCTCGTTCTCGGCGAAGGCCACAAGGCGGGCCAGCTCGGCCACGAGCCTAGCGTTGACCTCGCTCGCCTCGACCGGGCGCTCGAGGAGTGCCTCCTTCGTGAACTCCGGCTTTCCGCTTATACCGACCTCCTCCGGCTTCAGCAGACCACGATGGACGAGCTCGAGAACCCAGGCGGCCGTTCCGCCGAACTCTATCGCGTCGAAGCCCATCGCGTCTGCCGCGTGGACGCTTATGTCGCTGGCCCTCAGGCTTATGCTTCCGCTCAGCGGGCCGTTGGCCTCGTAGGGTTCGTACTCAACGTGGTGGCCGCGGCGGTACTTCTTACAGACCACCGGACACGGCTCGCCGCAGGTCGTCCAGTTCTTGGGCTTTATGGCCTCCTCGTTGAAGGGCTCCCAGTAGTGCTTCATTATGTTCTCGTGAATCCTTATGCGCTCCTCCTTCGGAATGTACGGCATCTGCCAGTTGAGAATCGGGACGAAGTCGCCCTCGGCCGGGTAGTTTCCGCCGAAGGTTCCGCCGGTGTTGAGCTTGGGGTTGAAACGGTACTTGGTGGTCTTCTCGCTTATGATTTCATTGTAGGGCTTCTTGTGAACGCCCTCAACAATCGCCTTGGAGGTCCTGAAGTTGCCGATGTCCTCGCCCGGGAAGGGCCTCTTCCTCGGCTTGCCACCGAAGATTATTCCGACGACGTTGTGGGCCCTCAACAAAACGCTTCCGGAGCCTCCACGGGCGGCCCAGTCCTCGCTGCCGACCAAGCGTTCTCCCTTCCGGAGGGCCTGGGAGAATATCGCGCCGTAGTTGGTGTTCAGAGCGGCGGGGCCTACAACGGCTATGCGGTACTCGAAGTCGAACTTATCGCCAAAGGTATCGATGAGGTACTGGGTGAGCGCGTAGACGCCTTCCTCATCCTTGTAGCCCCTCCATATCTCGATGACCTTTTCGAGTTCAATCTCGTGGAGCTCAACCCTTACGCTCTCGCCGTCGTTGTAGAGGAGAACGACGACGGGCTTCTCGGCTTTGCCCTCGAAGGTCACGAAATCAACGCCGACGTTCTTGAAGGCGTAGGCCGCTCCGCCCATGGCGGAGGGGAACAGGGTTCCGTAAAGGGGGGAACGGAAGAAGAACATGAGCCGGTGGGCCCCAGGCAGGGTCGAGCCCGAGAATGGTCCCATACCCATGACAACGACGTTCTTCGGGTCGTAGGGTTCAACGCTGTGGGTTTCAAGGTTCTCGTGAACCTCTATGCCGTAGTCTATGACCCCGTATATCCCGTCCCTCTCCAGCTCCTCACTCTCCACCTTCTTCTCGTCCAGATTGAGCCTGAGAACTGTGAACTTCATGACTCCCACCCCTGTGTATCACTCCGAGTGTTAGTTTTGGGCTGAAGAATATTTAAGGCTTCCGATGGGCCTATCAAAAAAGTTGGGCGGGAGGTTATAAAAACCTTAGCAATCGGGACGGCCGAGGAACGTTGCGGAAACCAGAGAAGAAAGGGAAAGACGGAAGATCACTCGATCTTCTCGAACCTCTCCTCGAGCCTCTTGAGGACGCCCGGGAGGGTGGTGTACTCCATGTCCTCCATCGGGAGCCTGTGGGGCTCGAACGGGCCGTGCCTGCGCATGTACTCGGCGATCTCAACGGCCTTCTGCCTGGCGCCGTCGAAGGCCGGGTCGTCGAAGAGGTCAACCGGACCGACGAGCTTTCCTTCTGGGCTTATCTGCCAGCCGAGGGCGACGACGCGCGGCGGGCCGTCGAACCTCGTCGGGTTGGCCTGGTGCATCGCGACCGGCATGACCGGGCCGTTGTGGGAACCCCTCATCCATCCGCTGACGAGGTGCGGGAAGGCGAAGGGCTCGAGAACCTCACCAAGGGCCGGCAGTCCGCTCTGGGCGCGGACGATTGCTACAGGGTCGTCCTTCCCTATGTACTCGCCGGCTATCTCAAAGAGCTTCTCGGTGCTCACAACGGCGACCGGCTCGTCCTTGGCTATCTTGTGCCCCTCCTTCGGGAAGACGCGCTTGATGACGTACCTGCTCTTGGCGCCGATGAGGGCGAGGAGATCGTAGACTTCCTCCGGCGTGTTAAGGATCACGCGCTTGTGCTCCTTTATGTCCCAGACCTCGAAGCGGAAGCCCATGTGCATGTTCGGGTCGATGACGAGGCCGGCGGTGTTGAACGGGTCCGCGAACATCCTGAATATCGGCAGGTTGAACGCACCGGGCTCGGTCTTGTCCATGTGGAACGTGACAACGGGCTCGCTCTTCCTGAGGGTTATCTCCATCTCGGCTATTCCCGGACCCATTCCGCGGATGTTGCCGCTGAAGGCGTCCTTGAGGAGGTCCTGACCGGCACCGTAGAGGCCGAGCTCCTTGGCGACCCTGGTGGCCTCCTCGAAGGCCTTCCAGGCCAGGCCGTGTATCTCGGAGCTGTCAACACCCTTCCTGTGGGTCATGATGAGCTGAAGGTCATCTCCGCAGGTGGCGACGTAGAAGTCGATGATGGTTCCGTCCTCGACGGCCTTTGAGAGGACTTCCTCGGCCGTCTCGACGAGCTGCGGGTGCACCCTCGAGTGCCCCGGCCAGCCGCCGATGTCGGCCTTGATCACGCTGAGGGTTATCTTTTCTCCAACTGCCATTGGCAACCACCGATAGCTTTAACCACTTTTATGCTTATAAAACGTTAATATCACCGTCGATGATACACAAAAAGGAGTCAAAATTCGGGAAGTCTAAGGGCGCGGGAGTAAGAACGAAAGGAACCTCACTCGCAGATGTCGGTCCAGCCGAACTCCTCTCTGGCCACCTTGATGAGGTTCTTGAGCTCCTCCTTCTTGATGTTGACGCTGGAGCTCGCCCCGACGAGGGCTATAATGCCGTGCACCTCTTCCTGAACCTGAATCACATCGTCGCTGACCTTGACTATGCGGAGCTCCCTCCTGGCGGTCTCGTCGTCGCTTATCTTGAACTTGTCCTTTCCAATAACCACTGGCTCCTCCATGGTAATCACCAGGATATTTTTGTAAGCCAAAGTTAATAAAACTTCCGCCAATCATAAAACTTATAAACCCGCCCCCGCTAAGGTTAAGCTGGACGGGGGCATGGTGTAGCCTGGTCCATCATCGCGGGCTCCAGAGGTATGAGGACTTGCGGGTTTGCTGATTTGGGGATGAGCCTTTGGAGCTCTGACCCGGAGAAACCCGCGGACCGGGGTTCAAATCCCCGTGCCCCCACCAATTTTAGACAATTCTAAAGAACTATTGAAGGAGTAATGAGCTGCTCAGTGGGCGAGGGTTTTCTCAAGATTGGAGATGGGCTTCAACTCGGAAGTTAGTATGCTAAACGTCCTCTCGTCCAGGGATTCCCTATCCACGGTCACTATAACGAGTCCCCTGTTGAGGGTGGCGAAGTCTTTTATGCTGGTTATGAATTTAAGAACCGCATCCTCCCCGTTCTCAAGGATAAAGTACTCCACACAGTCGATAAGGATCACCTTATCAATATTGGCCATCTCAAGGAACCTTCTGAGGTTATCCATTATAACCTCCAGCTTCGTTGGGCTCACCGCATCGTCGTGCTGAACCGTAGATACCCACATCACCGGGATCAGCTTGAGACCGAGTTTTTTGCGGAACATATCAGGTGGATCTCTTGTAACGGCTATCCCGGGCATGCGATAGCGTTTTGCGAGTTCCACAAAAATACGGTGAGCCCGCTCCCTATCCCCCCAGTACGCACCGTACCTGAGGGAGTCCACGGGTTCCGAGGCTATCGGGACTATCATGTATTCCCCGCGGGCAAACGGCAGGTATATCATGACGGAGGAGACGAGAAGCAACAGGGCACCGGCGGTGAGCATGACCGAGCGGATCCAAGAGTAGGTGGGGTCATTGTTCAGTACGGTAGTTCTTAGGAGGACGCCTATCACCTGGGCCACCACGACAAGCAAAAACGCGAGGAGGAGTGAATCGAAGGCCCGGATAAAATAGCCGAATCCGAGGTTTTTCTTTGTTTTTCCCCCCATGGCCAGCAGGACAACGACGATTATGGACGTCGCCACGAGGACTATTAAATCCCTGATGAAATATCCCATCGATATTATTTCCGGCATAGTAATAGTTTTGCAGAGGGAATATTTAAACTTTTAACCGGGCTACCAGGAAATCCCGAGAAGAAAGGTGAACGAAAAGGAAAAACAAAATAACTCAGAGGAGATCAGTGAACGAGCTCCGTCAGCAGCTCAAAGGCCCGTTTTTCCATCAGGTACGCGTTCCTTATCTTTGCAACATTGGGCATCCTGCTGTGGAGGCTCCAGAGGGACCCCTCGAGCACAGATACATCGTCGATCCCCCATGCCTCCAGTATGAGGGAAGTGGCATTTTGGTCAAGTTCTATGGCGAGTTTAACCGTGGGGTTCTCCCGGGACAGGTTACCGTTCTCAACGAGCTCGTTCACCTTCCGGTGGTAGTTCAGGTACCACTGCGTCCACACCTTCGACAGCAGGAGCACGGAATTAACACTGTCCGTGCGGGTACTGCCGGCCGAGGAGGCTCCTCCGATGAAGGCCAGTGTCTCCATGGAATACACGTCAACCGTACCGTCCCCTCCAAAGAACGCCATCACCGTGTACTCCCCTGGAGCGGCTGAGATATTGAACAGGGCCTCGTACCTGAAGGGCTCGGACGCCAGGTACTTCACCGGAACGGTGACGTTGTGGACGGTTCCATTCGGCAGCAGGAGGTACACTTCAAGGGTCCTGTCCAGGTACGCAAAGGAGGGGTTGCCGTTTATCACGGTAACGGTTGCATTCAGTGAGACGGGGGTTCCCTCCGTGAGGTTACCCGGCGATGTGACGTTAGTCGAGAGGGTGAGGTTCAGAGTGAAGTCCAAGATCAGCGGATAGTACGAGAGAGGTACCGAGCTTACACCGCTCTCCAGAGTGACGTTGAGGACGCCGACCCCAGCGGTCTTTGGAACAGTGACGAAGAACACACTGGAGGTCCCATTTATCCTTCTCAGCAGTGAGGAGCCTCCAAGGTTGCTCGACGTCTCAATTTCGATGTTCAACGTATCGCTCACAGGAAGCAGCTTGACCACATGGATCGCCACGGTGAAGTTGCCACCAACGCTGGCCTCGTTCGGAACATCGACGTTCACCCTGTATCCGTTTATGTAGACCGAACCGTCGGACGACACGGTTCCGGTACTTTCACTCTCAACCAGAACCTCACCGGTAGCGATGTTGTTGCTGAGTATCACCTCGTTTGGAACGCCGTTTACGACCGCCGTTATGTTGTGTACCCCACCTCCAATACCCGAGAGATTCATAGGGAGCTTCACGAGCACCGGATTTCCAGGGGACACCTCATTGACCACCCTGCTGGACAGTACGAGAGAGCCGTCGAGCACCAGCCTAACCGGAACGTTGTATGCCGTGTAGTTGCCCAGGTTTCTGAGGGCAACAGTTACGTAATACACCCCGCTGGAGTTCACGGTTGTCGGAGCATCCACCAGCCCAACGTCCAGGTCCACCAGGTCCTTCGGAACCGCTACGACCAAGATACCCCTGCTGATGGAGTACCTTGCCCCGTCCACGGTGTAGTTGACGGTCACGTTCAGCATGTCGACCCCTGTTCCCGTCGATTTGAGGGAAATTGGAATGACCGAGTACTCCCCAAGGGGCACCCTTTCAAGGGTGGTGTTCGGGACAACAATTCCCCTGAGGGACGCCACACCGACCGTGACGTTGTCCACCGATAGGGAAGTACTCCTGAAAAGAACCACACTGAGGTTGTAGCTGTCGGAGTCTCCCATTCCAACTGCCTCCGGAACCGAGAGGGCAACGTAATCCGGAACCGGGCGGTACTCGCCAAAGGTAACGTTCATGCGTATGCTCCTGAAGTACACCGCGGTGGAGTTCGATTCGTAGAACCTTACGGGATAGACTGTAACGACCCCGTAGTTCACCCCATCAGAGCTGTACGTCCTGAAGGAATACGGCACTATCGGATACACGGCGTCCGCGGGCACGATATAGGGGGAGGAGAGATTGCCCACAGTGTACTCTATCCTGGCGGGAGTTACGTTCTCAATAGTGACGGCATCGAAGAGGACCACGGATATGCCAGTTATTGACTGGTTCTGGGGCATTGTGAATATGAACCTGTACCCCTGGAACTGCGGAACGCCTGGCCTCGGGGAGTACATTATCAGACCCACTTCAGTCTGATTGTCCGGGAGATCGCCGCCAAACCGCACGGAGGTGGTGTTGATGAGCAGATACGTTCCAGATGGGGTTTCTACTGGCATCGGTTTCAGGGTAACGTTCACAGGAACAACCCCCGGATAGGGGGTGGGGGATGTGACAGGGGAAGGGTCATCGTACGGGGCAGTCCTCAGCCCGGGCGGGCCTATGTAGTACACCTGGTTGCTGTTGAATTTCGCGGTCTCCAAGTCGGCCCACAGCTTGAAGACCTTGGAAGTCACCGACAGGATGTTGGATATGAACTTAGACACCCGTCCGGCAGTCACCTTAAACTCCCCAACCCTCAAGCTCACGTATCCGTGTATCAGACGGGTCTCGTGCCTTTTCTTAATTTGGACGTTGTGGAGGATACCGTAGTGCAGGGAAACGCCCGGAAGTTTCTGGAGTATAGCTGGATATCCCCTGATGTCAGCGTACGCTTTTATGAACCTGAGGAGGGAGGCACCTTCAAGCTCGGGAGCGTCCACATCACTGCCCAGAAGTTCAGCCGCAAGCGCATCAAAGCCGGTGATTCTCGTAATCTCTGCCATTTTCCCATCGTCGGACATCGCCCTGATGTCCCTCCCCAGTATTATGGTGTTGATATCAGTCGAGGCCGTGGTGTAACTCATCACGGATATGTCGGACTGTATATCAAGGGATATCGGCAGGGCCTCCTTTGAATCCTCGGAGGGCATCTCGGTATGGGATCCAGAACCTTCCTCGTCCGAACCGCCCAGCCCCTCAAGCAACCAGCTCATAACGTTGGATATCGTCGCGGACGAACCGGCACGGACGATGTAGTCCTCCCTGGCAATATCGATAGTCCTAGGAATCGTGTCACCCTTGCCCGAGGCTATATCCTCCGATATCTGGCGCATGAGGGTGTGGGCGGAGGCGGGTTCGAGCGCGTACATGGGTAGCATGGTGGTGGCGTCCGAACCCACAAGCGCGTTCTCGAGATACTCGGAGGAGTACATTACACCGACCAAGGCGTAGTCGACCCTGAGAAGTGCCTCATCGACGAGGTTGTACATAGAACTCAGCATGTCCACTATATCCTCTCTCGCAAGGCCCAGCGAAGTTACTTGATTGACTATCCACAGAGAGGCGTCGATTAAGTTGAAGCCCAGAATTGAAACGGATTCCAGGGTATCCTCGATGACATCCCTGACATGGTTCCTGCGAAGATACTTGGTCTCCTCCATATACTTAAGCGCCTGGGCCAGATCACCGTTTGAGGGACGAACCTTTATTGAGAGCGGAGTCCAGCTAAATTCCTTGTGTACTTCCCAAGCGAACAGTTTTCCATGGAGGCCCATGTTCAACCGAACCTTCAGGTAGCCATCGCTGCCGATGCCCACAGCGAATTTTGCCCACAGTGCATCTTCGATTCCAAGACGGGCACTGACATCAATCGCCCCATCCGTGGAGAGGGCCGCATTTAGAGAGGCCAGGTACTCGACCCACCAGAGACCGCCACCGCTAAGGGCATTAAGGATTATCTGACCAATGTCAAACTCAATCGTACCGATATACCTCTGGTGTAGGGGGAGGCCGGTGAAAATCTCCGCCGCACCGGGCCTGGAGTGGTATGTGGTGGACAGCACAAGCGGCACGTATCCCTTCGGAGATACCACCACGTAAGGACTCTCGTTATCAATCACGGGGTATTTTACGGTGTCGTAGCCGCTCTTCTTAACAAGGAACGGCTTGGCGTACTCAAGCCCGCGGAGCCCTGAGTCGTCGGAGTACTCAATCAAATTCCCGTCGGATAGATCGAACCCGTTGAGGACATCGGAGTACGACAGGCGTACTGGATGGTTACCGTACCGGTTTTCATATTCCTTTGTGGCGCGTATCCCCTGGAAAACCGCCTCCTCAGTGGGATACGGCCCAACGAACACAACGTTCTGGGGGCGGAAGGTGTTGAAGAGGAGGTACGTTTTGTGGACTGAGTCAATGTCATCATCGTTATTCGTGAAGGCCACAGAGTAGCCCTCCTTGATGGAATCGCGCGCCAGTTTAATCCACGCGGGCATGGCCATTCCGGTGATGTAATCCGTGTACACCCTACCCGAATCTGGTATTTCAGCCAGTGCCTTGTCGAGGTACTTTGTAAAGTATCTGGTGTTCACGATAAAGACCCTGTCCACCGGGGCCATCCCGGGATTCACAACCACGAAATCACTCACAACCTGCTCAGGAGTCGATGCGAACGGTTTCACCGAAACATCCACAAGCTTGGAGCCACTCCACTGCGTGGATATGTAAACTGGGGATGAGTAAACCATGTAGTACCTCTGGTAGGCCTTTCCAGCGCTGTCAGCCAGGTCAGAGGAAACAACCACGTAGTACACCCAGTATTTGGAACCCCTGTCTATGTACCCAAGGTCTATACGCCCACTGAAGTAGCCGTTCAGATCGGACCTCAGGTGTACTCTCTTCTCCGCGAGCTTGGTCTCACTGCCATCCTCGGAAACCCCGATAAGAACGACGGTCAGGTTATCCTCGACAGGATAGTCATCCGCGATGGCACGGTATCCGTAGTTCACCAGCAGCATTGTCCCGGTGAAGTAGTCGGCAAAATATATCCCGGTCCCTTCGTCCACAGTTGGACCCGTGAGGGACACCCATCCTGCGGACATCTCCACGTCCACGTTGGGATTCCTGACGGTAATCGACAGACTCTTAGGCCACCACCCCACTGAGGTGCGGGCGCGTACGGTGAGGTTATAGACGCCGCTTTCAGAGGGAGCGGTCACGTAGAGCTTGGCCTCACACGGGGAAACAACGGCAAAATCATCAATGGGAGCGTACGTACCGTTGAACATGACGCTGAAGTACCTCTCCCTCAGCGGGTACTGGCACCGTCCATCGGCATCGTAAACGTTGACGGTGATTTCAATGGTCTCGTTGGGATCGTAGACCTTTTTGTCAGTACCTATCGAAAGGCGGGTGTTGGAGAGGTCCAGGCTGGCGCCTTCAACGGCATCGAGTATCCACCCGACTATTGAAGAGGTATCTGAGAGGTACGCGTACCTGCCACCGGTCGAGGTAGAAACGTTCTCCCATATGTAGTGGGACTCCTCCCCCCAGTAACCGGCGCAGAGGACACTGTATATATGTACATCATTCTCGTTGGCCATTGCGATGATATCCCTGTACGTCAAATTGGAACGGTCAACGGTACCGTCTATCTCGGGATCATGGGGCGGGGCGTCTGTTATGAGGATAATGGCCTTGTAAACGTTTTTACGCCAGGTGAGGTTGTTTATGGCCAGAGAAAGTGCATAGATATGCGACTCCGGCCAGTCACCACCACCCCACGCGGAGAGGTTATTGACGGCGAAGATAAAATCTTCAGTGTTGTAAGTGAAGGGCAGCACTATCTTCCCTGGCCAATCTTCTGTGTCAAAGGACGACTCGGGCCAGTCGCGGAAATCCACAAGCGAGAACCTGGCATCGGGGAAGTAATACTGTATCTCATCGACCAGCCGGGTGACGTTTCTCTTAACGGCATCTATGTCGTCCCACATGCTTCCTGTGGTGTCTATGACAAACGCTATGTCCAGAGCGTAATCCGTACTCCCCTGAGAGCCACTTTCAGAACCGCCGGCGAGAACAGGGGCAGCCGGAACCGCGAAAATACTGCCGAGGAGTATTAACAGGACGAAGCCCGCCTTTCCTAAGTGACCCATGTTATCTCCTCCAGTACGATCCATACCACGGGATGAACTTCGAACACAAACTACAAAAGTACAGCTAATAAACTTAACCCCGAGATCAATCGAAGTTATTCTCCAAAAGTATAAAACCAGAAACGCACCACGGGGATACAGTCATCCGAGTCCGGGCCCCTACAGGGGTCTGAAAAAGAAAAAGTCACTTCAGCTTCTCCAGGATTATCGCGGGGCAGACCTTGGTGACGCCATCAAGCCTGCCTATCTTGTTGGAGATTATGTCGGACAGGTCCTCCCCATCCCTGGCCCAGACCTCGGCCATTATCATGTGGTCACCGCTGGTCAGGTACACCTCCCTCACGAAATCGAACTCCTTGAGCTTCTCGGCAACGTCAAATATCTTCTCCGGCAGCGTGTCAACGCCCGTGAGGCTGACCAGGTTGTAGCCCAGTTTTGACGGGTCAACGACGACGGTGTACTGCTTTATAACCCCCGCCTCCTCCAGGGCCTTTACGCGCTTCCTTACGGCGGTCTCACTTATGCCAAGGACCTTCGCTATCTCCGTGAACGGAGTGCGGGCGTCCTTGGTGAGCATCTCGATTATGATGTTATCTCTCTCGTCAAGCATTTTCATCACCTCTATTTACCTCTATGCAGACCAAGTATATTAAGTTTTTGAACCCAGGGGTTCTAAAATTAAACCCCAAGTTTAAGTTTGACAACCGTCTCCACGTGGGGCGTGTGCGGGAACATGTCAATCCCCACCGCGGTCTCTAGCGAGTAAACCCCTGCCAGTTCGTCGAGATTGGCCCTGAGGGTCTTTGGATTGCAGGAGACGTAAACGATGCTTTGCGGTTTGTCTTTTAAGATTTTCCTTATCAGTTTGGGATGCAATCCCGCCCTTGGCGGATCAACTATTACTGTATCATATTCCGAAAGATTTTCGACGTCCCGATCCTGGCCGACCCTGAACGCGGCGTCAACGCCGTTGAGCTCGGCGGTTCTGTTCGCCATCTCCACCGCGAAGGGATTTACCTCGATTCCCTCAACGGAGAACCCCCTTTTGGCCAGATAGATGCCGAAGGTCCCCACGCCGGAGTAGAGGTCGAGGACTTTCCCACCCTCGACCAGTTCGGCCACTTTCCTAACCAGCGTTACGGCTTGGTAGCTGTTCGTCTGGAAGAAGCTGTTTGGATGGATCAGGTAGGTAACGTCGTCGAGCCGCTCCCGTATGAACTCACTGCGCCAGAAGCGCTCTATCTCCCCGTAGGAGACATCGCTCGGGGTCCGGTTCACGCTCCAGTACACCGAGTCCGCGTAGTCAAAGTATTCCGGGAACTCCGCGGGGAGCTCACCTTCCGATGTGACGAGGTTAACCATCAGCTCGCCCGTGAACTTGCCCTCGCGGATGACGATGTAGCGCAGAAAGCCCTCGTTCTTCCGTATCTCGTACAAACTCGGGGCGTGGTCCTCTATAAACTCCCTCAGAGAGCGGAGAACCATCCTGCTGGATTCGCCGAAGACGGGGCACCACTCGATATCAACCGCGTCCCACCACGTGCCGCGCCTCCTGAACCCAATACCGTTTGTCGAAATGACAACATCGATGCGATTTCTGTGACCGTAAATCACGGGTGATGGAATAACTTCGACGTCCATACCAAGAAGTGCCGAGAGCTTCTCCGCCTTGAACTCAACCTGCCTCTCGTAGGGGACGTGCTGAAGAAGGCATCCCCCGCAGACCCCAAAACTGGGACACACCGGTTCCACTCTGCTGGATGAGGGCTCTACGACCTCAAAATCGGTGGCGGTTAGCTTCCGTTTTTTCTTCCGCCATTTTTTCACTTCAACAACGTCGCCGGGTGCGGTGAAAGGAACGTGGATTTCCCTCTTCCCCATACGTACAACGCCCAGTCCCTCATGGTCGAGCCTCTCAACGATTCCCCGCATAATCCCCCCTCCCCGATACGCTTTATAAACCTGCCCTTGGATACCTGCCAACCATGCCCACGGAAGGTTTATTTAGTTCGTTAACGTAACTAGTAACGGTGCCACCGAATGTTCGGCAGGCGTAAGGATGCTGTGTATAAGGTACTCGCCACAAAAAAGAGGGCGGTCGCCCTCCAGAGCCTGAGCGCCGAACTTGAAACACCCGCACCCGCGGTCTTCAGGGCCGTGAAGGAGCTGGAATCCGACGGTCTCGTTGAGGTCTTCTACGGCCAAGACAAGGCCGCCATAATGGTTCGCGCCAAAACAATAGGGGACTACATCTGAGCCCCTTTCAATAATTTTCTTTGGAATTAATGCAGCCGGAGGCCCAGTTAATGGTATCCATAGTCATCACAGGAAGGGGAGGTGCGGGAAAAACAACACTGAGCGCAAACCTGAGCACGTACTTCTCACGAGGGGGCTACCGCTCGCTCGTCGTGGACGGCGACCTGTACCTCCCAAAGCTCGCCTTTCACTTCGGGATATACAACCCCCAGTACAACATCCACACCCTTCTGAAGAACCCGAACATGAGGGTGGTCGATGCGGTCTACCACGACCCGAAGACCAAAGTTGATATCCTACCCGGCAGTTCCAAGTTATACGACGTCATCGACCTCGACCAGAAAAGACTGAGGGAGATAGTGAGGGAGATCGGAACCCGGTACCGGGTTACCATAATAGACTCACCCGTTGGGATACCCTTCGATACGATATCAACCTTCCGGCTCGCCCAGTACCAGCTCATCATAGTGGAGATAGAGCGCTGCCCGATACACTCTGTACACAGAATGATCGAGAACGAGGTCGTGAAGCTCAAATCGCTGGGGGACGCGTACGGCCTCAAGGTCGGCGTAATACTCAACAAGGTGCGGGAATCGTCCCGTAGTGTGGATGATATAATCGACTTTCTCGAGTAC encodes:
- the gor gene encoding glyceraldehyde-3-phosphate:ferredoxin oxidoreductase, with the protein product MKFTVLRLNLDEKKVESEELERDGIYGVIDYGIEVHENLETHSVEPYDPKNVVVMGMGPFSGSTLPGAHRLMFFFRSPLYGTLFPSAMGGAAYAFKNVGVDFVTFEGKAEKPVVVLLYNDGESVRVELHEIELEKVIEIWRGYKDEEGVYALTQYLIDTFGDKFDFEYRIAVVGPAALNTNYGAIFSQALRKGERLVGSEDWAARGGSGSVLLRAHNVVGIIFGGKPRKRPFPGEDIGNFRTSKAIVEGVHKKPYNEIISEKTTKYRFNPKLNTGGTFGGNYPAEGDFVPILNWQMPYIPKEERIRIHENIMKHYWEPFNEEAIKPKNWTTCGEPCPVVCKKYRRGHHVEYEPYEANGPLSGSISLRASDISVHAADAMGFDAIEFGGTAAWVLELVHRGLLKPEEVGISGKPEFTKEALLERPVEASEVNARLVAELARLVAFAENEIARIIGLGKRKASVILDERFKDRLKYGESFKDYGVFVPLGEDGEMTPTMYWAIGNYIPLPIQGRYWTFYQFGVFLEPEELAQKIIASALWEFWYDNVGWCRFHRGWMKPVLKALFMDAYGENVDMEEHARKQLKRLIEYARKAGYAPAFWDSMRVIDLVSAGSEEFGNERWAEKFRIDKVGTAKEYLEMVLEAYSEILGVEWRL
- the fbp gene encoding fructose-1,6-bisphosphate aldolase/phosphatase, producing MAVGEKITLSVIKADIGGWPGHSRVHPQLVETAEEVLSKAVEDGTIIDFYVATCGDDLQLIMTHRKGVDSSEIHGLAWKAFEEATRVAKELGLYGAGQDLLKDAFSGNIRGMGPGIAEMEITLRKSEPVVTFHMDKTEPGAFNLPIFRMFADPFNTAGLVIDPNMHMGFRFEVWDIKEHKRVILNTPEEVYDLLALIGAKSRYVIKRVFPKEGHKIAKDEPVAVVSTEKLFEIAGEYIGKDDPVAIVRAQSGLPALGEVLEPFAFPHLVSGWMRGSHNGPVMPVAMHQANPTRFDGPPRVVALGWQISPEGKLVGPVDLFDDPAFDGARQKAVEIAEYMRRHGPFEPHRLPMEDMEYTTLPGVLKRLEERFEKIE
- a CDS encoding DUF835 domain-containing protein, with amino-acid sequence MPEIISMGYFIRDLIVLVATSIIVVVLLAMGGKTKKNLGFGYFIRAFDSLLLAFLLVVVAQVIGVLLRTTVLNNDPTYSWIRSVMLTAGALLLLVSSVMIYLPFARGEYMIVPIASEPVDSLRYGAYWGDRERAHRIFVELAKRYRMPGIAVTRDPPDMFRKKLGLKLIPVMWVSTVQHDDAVSPTKLEVIMDNLRRFLEMANIDKVILIDCVEYFILENGEDAVLKFITSIKDFATLNRGLVIVTVDRESLDERTFSILTSELKPISNLEKTLAH